The following are from one region of the Rhinoraja longicauda isolate Sanriku21f chromosome 3, sRhiLon1.1, whole genome shotgun sequence genome:
- the gcnt4a gene encoding beta-1,3-galactosyl-O-glycosyl-glycoprotein beta-1,6-N-acetylglucosaminyltransferase 4: MYCKISSGRFRLKKILWLFVTLPLLCLLKLYSNRIDEGSQKTWLVEPFWSTSSHVWNRKSVKYLESKTEINCTDIYNYSPVEVGKTLEIRKGNIVDLEDEDVELMTSNCTRYLYQRGYHNIEASQEEQDYPLAFSLVVHREAIMVERLLKMTYQPQNIYCIHYDQKSSKSFKAALHNLARCMQNVFIATKIELVHYTQISRLRADLNCLSDLLKSSVRWKYVINLCGQDLPLRSNVELVSELKKLKWSNMLESVKPSAVKAQRFMFRHTSQTSPAGNKDTLIKTDVKKEPAPHGIEMFTGSAYFVLNHDFARYIDNSTVAKDFLAWSEDTYSPDEHFWASMVRVPGVPGGLPSSGAEVTDLQSKTRLVKWEYLEGSVYPPCTGTHIRSVCVFGSAELRWLLEKGHWFANKFDPKVDPVLIKCLELKIMERQRNWLGLTSRMIYVYNPGGGFWG, translated from the coding sequence ATGTATTGCAAGATATCCTCTGGAAGATTTCGCCTGAAGAAGATCCTATGGCTGTTTGTCACTCTTCCACTGCTCTGCCTCTTAAAGCTCTATTCCAACCGCATAGACGAAGGCTCGCAGAAGACCTGGCTAGTGGAGCCCTTCTGGAGTACCTCCTCACATGTGTGGAACAGAAAGAGTGTGAAGTACCTGGAGTCCAAGACTGAAATAAATTGCACCGATATCTACAACTATAGCCCAGTGGAGGTGGGCAAAACCTTGGAGATACGCAAGGGTAACATTGTTGATTTGGAAGATGAAGACGTTGAGTTGATGACCTCAAACTGCACCCGATACCTTTACCAGAGAGGATATCACAACATCGAGGCCTCGCAAGAGGAGCAAGACTATCCATTGGCCTTTTCTCTGGTTGTTCATCGGGAAGCCATTATGGTGGAGAGGCTACTAAAAATGACCTACCAGCCCCAAAATATATACTGCATCCATTATGACCAGAAATCCTCAAAATCCTTCAAAGCTGCCTTGCACAATTTAGCCAGGTGCATGCAGAATGTCTTCATTGCCACAAAGATAGAATTGGTGCACTACACTCAAATCTCCAGACTGCGCGCAGATCTCAATTGCTTGTCCGATCTACTCAAATCCTCCGTCCGGTGGAAGTACGTTATCAACTTGTGTGGCCAGGATTTGCCCCTGCGATCCAACGTCGAGCTGGTTTCCGAATTGAAGAAGCTGAAGTGGTCTAACATGTTGGAGTCGGTCAAGCCCAGTGCTGTGAAAGCCCAGCGATTTATGTTTCGCCACACGTCTCAAACCAGTCCGGCTGGGAACAAGGACACGCTTATCAAAACAGACGTGAAGAAAGAGCCCGCCCCCCATGGCATTGAGATGTTCACCGGCAGTGCCTACTTTGTGTTGAACCATGACTTTGCCCGGTACATCGACAACAGCACGGTGGCCAAGGATTTCCTGGCGTGGTCCGAAGATACTTACTCACCGGACGAGCACTTCTGGGCAAGTATGGTGAGAGTACCTGGGGTACCGGGCGGGCTCCCCAGCTCCGGGGCCGAGGTGACTGACTTGCAAAGTAAGACCAGGCTGGTGAAATGGGAGTACCTGGAGGGGAGCGTGTACCCGCCATGCACGGGCACGCACATCCGCAGTGTCTGCGTGTTCGGCTCCGCCGAGCTCAGGTGGCTCCTGGAGAAAGGCCACTGGTTCGCCAACAAGTTCGACCCGAAGGTCGACCCCGTCTTAATCAAGTGCTTGGAGCTAAAGATTATGGAGCGCCAGAGGAATTGGCTGGGATTGACTTCTCGAATGATCTATGTTTACAATCCCGGAGGGGGCTTCTGGGGTTGA